The following proteins are co-located in the Oncorhynchus keta strain PuntledgeMale-10-30-2019 unplaced genomic scaffold, Oket_V2 Un_scaffold_984_pilon_pilon, whole genome shotgun sequence genome:
- the LOC127929715 gene encoding B-cell receptor CD22-like: protein MSLRTAGSVLVVFLWSVAVVLGQDGWSVRYTTQSICTLKGSPVEMSCSYTYPSWHKVTTTFWFIKKYDVENYVSLLDDPDYKGRVTYRSDKMNGHTLTITDLRESDSAEYMFRFITDQTGGKYCGYPGVTLSVTDLQVKVTTTWWSMTLTCSTTCTLTGNPTFTWYSNSKIVQKDPSPSYTIHFKTEDSFYCAVKGINSPAVSVEGHSYFHVTYTHQKICTLNGTSVDISCSYTFPSGHTVSETIWYTKGKLNEAPQILSPGYGGRVEYLGNMQSYSILRITDLREEDSAEYKFRFRTDQTTWEPTFPGTTLTVTGLQVKVTPATVTEGQKVTLTCSTTCTLGDNPTYIWYKNGHVTNQSTSLFLNPVSSEDTGRYSCSVEGHEDLPSDEETLTVTYGPKNTSVSVSPSGEIVEGSSVTLTCSSDANPPVDKYTWYKKNVTSPKASGQSYSITNIISEDRGEYYCEAQNRRGSMNSTSLMIIVAGKQTSVLTAAVGIIVVVLVLILCLSGLMWFRRSTAGSDATTGIQSVHPDPNSDTYTALNMKTRSPEYDTLANVRDSPTVTIPQIDADASDYENYNPS from the exons ATGTCCTTGAGAACAGCAGGAAGTGTGTTGGTGGTCTTTCTCTGGTCTGTAGCAG TGGTACTGGGTCAGGATGGCTGGAGTGTTAGATACACCACTCAGAGTATCTGTACCTTGAAGGGGTCACCAGTGGAGATGTCCTGCTCTTACACATATCCCAGTTGGCATAAAGTCACAACAACCTTCTGGTTCATCAAAAAGTATGATGTGGAGAATTatgtgagtctgttagatgacccAGACTACAAAGGTCGTGTGACGTACCGTAGTGATAAGATGAATGGACACACCCTGACAATCACAGACCTGAGAGAAAGTGACTCAGCTGAGTACATGTTCAGATTCATAACAGATCAGACTGGAGGGAAATATTGTGGctatcctggagtcactctgtctgttacag ACCTGCAGGTGAAGGTGACCACTACATGGTGGTCAATGACACTGACCTGtagcaccacctgtactctgACTGGTAACCCCACCTTCAcctggtacagtaacagtaagatTGTACAAAAGGACCCCTCCCCCTCATACACAATCCACTTTAAAACTGAAGACAGCTTCTACTGTGCTGTAAAAGGCATCAATTctcctgcagtgt CTGTTGAGGGTCACAGTTATTTCCACGTGACTTACACCCATCAGAAGATCTGTACCTTGAATGGGACATCAGTGGACATATCCTGCTCTTATACATTTCCCAGTGGTCATACAGTCTCTGAAACAATCTGGTATACAAAAGGAAAACTTAATGAGGCGCCTCAAATCCTGAGCCCGGGGTATGGAGGTCGTGTGGAGTACCTTGGAAATATGCAGAGTTACTCCATCCTGAGAATCACAGACCTGAGAGAGGAGGATTCAGCTGAGTATAAGTTTAGATTCAGAACAGATCAGACAACCTGGGAGCCCACCTTCCCTGGAACAACTCTGACTGTCACAG GTCTGCAGGTGAAGGTGACTCCTGCCACTGTGACAGAGGGACAGAAGGTGACACTGACCTGtagcaccacctgtactctgGGTGACAACCCCACCTACATCTGGTACAAGAATGGACACGTAACCAACCAATCTACCAGTCTGTTCCTAAACCCAGTCAGCAGTGAGGATACAGGCAGATACTCCTGTTCTGTAGAAGGACATGAGGATCTCCCCTCTGATGAAGAGACTCTCACTGTCACAT ACGGCCCAAAGAACACCTCAgtgtcagtcagtccctctggTGAAATAGTGGAGGGCAGTTCAGTGACTCTGACCTGCAGCAGTGATGCCAACCCACCTGTGGACAAATACACCTGGTACAAGAAGAACGTAACCTCACCAAAAGCATCAGGACAGAGTTACAGCATCACTAACATCATCTCTGAGGACAGAGGAGAATACTACTGTGAGGCCCAGAATAGAAGAGGATCTATGAACTCTACATCTCTGATGATCATTGTAGCAG GGAAACAAACATCAGTTCTGACTGCTGCTGTAGGAATCATAGTGGttgttctggttctcatcctctgtctctctggactCATGTGGTTCAG GAGATCCACAGCAGGAAGTGATGCCACAACAGGGATACAG agtgTCCATCCTGATCCTAACAGTGACACGTACACAGCTTTGAACATGAAGACCAGGTCACCAGAGTATGACACCCTGGCA AATGTGAGGGACTCCCCCACTGTCACAATCCCTCAGATAGATGCTGATGCCTCTGATTATGAGAACTACAACCCGTCCTGA